One Clupea harengus chromosome 11, Ch_v2.0.2, whole genome shotgun sequence DNA window includes the following coding sequences:
- the clec3ba gene encoding tetranectin isoform X2 yields MHFRNVRLLIICLLCVTQPSLQESSSKKTGGKKDGSNSAAIEELKKQVANIVQELNLLKEKQALQTGIKVPGKCFLADATKKNFHAANDDCMTKGGVLSTPLSGAENNKLHQYAGETIGPEEHIWVGINDMVTEGDWFDQSGSALRFKNWETEITHQPDGGHSQNCATLSPTTGRWFDESCRAERAFVCEFNIV; encoded by the exons ATGCATTTCAGGAACGTGAGGTTGCTAATCATCTGCCTCCTCTGCGTGACGCAGCCATCTCTCCAGGAGTCCTCATCCAAAAAAACGGGTGGAAAGAAAG ATGGTTCTAATTCAGCAGCAATTGAGGAGCTGAAAAAGCAGGTTGCTAACATAGTACAGGAGCTGAACCTGCTGAAGGAGAAACAAGCCCTACAGACAG GTATCAAGGTCCCCGGCAAGTGCTTTTTAGCAGATGCGACAAAGAAGAACTTCCATGCCGCCAACGACGACTGCATGACCAAGGGCGGGGTCCTCAGTACCCCACTGTCCGGCGCTGAGAACAACAAACTTCACCAGTATGCCGGTGAGACCATCGGACCGGAAGAGCACATCTGGGTGGGCATCAATGACATGGTCACAGAAGGAGACTGGTTTGACCAGAGCGGCTCTGCGTTACGCTTTAAAAACTGGGAGACAGAGATCACCCACCAGCCGGACGGGGGCCACTCCCAAAACTGCGCCACCCTCTCCCCCACCACCGGGAGATGGTTTGACGAGAGCTGCCGCGCTGAAAGAGCATTTGTGTGCGAGTTTAATATAGTGTGA
- the clec3ba gene encoding tetranectin isoform X1, producing the protein MHFRNVRLLIICLLCVTQPSLQESSSKKTGGKKDGSNSAAIEELKKQVANIVQELNLLKEKQALQTVCLKGIKVPGKCFLADATKKNFHAANDDCMTKGGVLSTPLSGAENNKLHQYAGETIGPEEHIWVGINDMVTEGDWFDQSGSALRFKNWETEITHQPDGGHSQNCATLSPTTGRWFDESCRAERAFVCEFNIV; encoded by the exons ATGCATTTCAGGAACGTGAGGTTGCTAATCATCTGCCTCCTCTGCGTGACGCAGCCATCTCTCCAGGAGTCCTCATCCAAAAAAACGGGTGGAAAGAAAG ATGGTTCTAATTCAGCAGCAATTGAGGAGCTGAAAAAGCAGGTTGCTAACATAGTACAGGAGCTGAACCTGCTGAAGGAGAAACAAGCCCTACAGACAG TGTGTCTGAAAGGTATCAAGGTCCCCGGCAAGTGCTTTTTAGCAGATGCGACAAAGAAGAACTTCCATGCCGCCAACGACGACTGCATGACCAAGGGCGGGGTCCTCAGTACCCCACTGTCCGGCGCTGAGAACAACAAACTTCACCAGTATGCCGGTGAGACCATCGGACCGGAAGAGCACATCTGGGTGGGCATCAATGACATGGTCACAGAAGGAGACTGGTTTGACCAGAGCGGCTCTGCGTTACGCTTTAAAAACTGGGAGACAGAGATCACCCACCAGCCGGACGGGGGCCACTCCCAAAACTGCGCCACCCTCTCCCCCACCACCGGGAGATGGTTTGACGAGAGCTGCCGCGCTGAAAGAGCATTTGTGTGCGAGTTTAATATAGTGTGA
- the cdcp1a gene encoding CUB domain-containing protein 1a, with protein MKELPRVLRAAYFMFLFGIFASPVWSLTVTVDPGTVVSINRTDTSESKCTVCVGGDDKSFCQSGAVLRDAGSVSVTFTCTEPWDVFIVEIMKVIECKTKPCRHAVMPVDSQPLSVFNRTFHWCLRAPVRMTFHVDFSKKGLTQIPPSDTCPDEHTYNLVALETTKNVHLGSFCAIGTITGVQILNGGKVVLTVAGKKKLEPQAFDVFWGEDIKSLAVVSVDLPKGQSTQEFFSPNYPLSFPDDDLMTWDFGVPRFHETKVKILRHMEPRCRKKEPGVEYEFEHKQELIKVVKRLSDNKPTELEVPFKLSLRNCEMDQVRTRAEALGLSLHFSVSSIRSGSELLCEVDLSEENSLSLHIAKKATGSTCILKLDGVSQESVIVPPGKKSTLSFKDCPEEDLLLTVNKTIGCQDLQDCPPLPVPLTVPVLERCLPESLKTVHWNIQAPDHGTVELQAYTGKLRQSLPGQECNGSVNFSVAESDGTAIGRFCPTGFISKLQVRGNVTVSASPRNDEFLSQTFQTFFKASFTKEIKETYIFHITPEKDKKNLLASPGWPAGMKASSTASWITNFAPRLDAHLTFTMVTQPKCSARHTGIQVQTLGSQEEMYSRREDEEGDSEIVIPESFYLNVSNCLPEKGSFSVMGEITLMKPRRIILPVILGVVGTLLLGMFIALVAVCVVIRKKKKQMAHEVAIYNPNGHSFLPGLHGMPKTIEDDDAHIYDYIEDTLVYGHLLRDELEMDQYGAPAVDTYQPFNGPTETTPLKDTDPLKEPSGEGEMEMEVGEYRLFIPPTESAPPASETDASQEDTNSPTDLRLVENDLYSVGRDEESSPTPLTPCPEALQAPVFRRS; from the exons ATGAAAGAACTTCCGCGAGTTTTAAGGGCAGCCtactttatgtttttgtttggaaTATTTGCATCCCCTGTCTGGAGTTTAACAG TGACTGTTGACCCTGGCACTGTGGTCAGTATTAACAGGACTGATACATCGGAATCAAAATGTacggtgtgtgttggaggggatGACAAGAGTTTTTGCCAGTCAGGGGCAGTCCTGAGAGACGCCGGCAGTGTCTCCGTGACATTCACCTGCACAGAACCCTGGGATGTCTTCATTGTGGAGATCATGAAGGTTATTG AATGTAAGACAAAGCCCTGCAGGCATGCCGTCATGCCAGTGGAttcccagcctctctctgtctttaaccGGACGTTCCACTGGTGTCTGAGGGCCCCTGTCAGGATGACGTTCCACGTGGATTTCAGCAAGAAGGGCCTGACACAGATTCCCCCCTCAGACACTTGTCCCGACGAGCACACATACAACCTCGTCGCTCTGGAGACGACTAAGAACGTCCACCTTGGGTCGTTTTGTGCGATAGGCACCATCACCGGGGTCCAAATCCTGAATGGTGGAAAGGTGGTCCTTACGGTGGCTGGCAAGAAGAAGCTGGAGCCCCAAGCTTTCGATGTGTTTTGGGGAGAAGACATCAAAT CACTCGCCGTTGTTAGTGTAGACCTGCCGAAGGGGCAGTCAACGCAGGAGTTCTTCTCCCCAAACTATCCGTTGAGTTTCCCAGACGACGACCTTATGACGTGGGATTTTGGCGTGCCCCGTTTCCACGAAACCAAGGTGAAGATCCTGCGCCACATGGAGCCGCGGTGTCGGAAGAAGGAGCCCGGCGTGGAGTACGAGTTCGAGCACAAGCAAGAGCTCATCAAGGTGGTGAAGAGGCTGTCGGACAACAAGCCAACGGAGCTGGAGGTTCCCTTCAAGCTCTCACTGCGGAACTGTGAGATGGACCAGGTGCGCACGCGGGCGGAAGCGCTAGGCCTGTCGCTGCACTTcagtgtctcctccatcaggAGCGGCAGCGAAT TGTTGTGCGAAGTGGACCTTTCTGAGGAGAACAGTCTGTCTCTGCATATTGCGAAAAAGGCGACAGGTTCCACCTGCATACTGAAACTAGACGGTGTCTCTCAGGAGAGTGTCATTGTACCCCCTGGAAAGAAGTCTACCCTGTCCTTCAAGGACTGCCCAGAGGAAGACCTGCTGTTGACCGTAAACAAAACTATAG GCTGTCAGGATCTGCAGGACTGCCCTCCTCTTCCGGTTCCTCTGACGGTTCCAGTCCTTGAGAGATGTCTGCCAGAGTCTCTGAAGACGGTCCACTGGAACATCCAAGCCCCAGACCACGGCACAGTGGAGCTGCAGGCCTACACTGGCAAGCTGCGTCAGTCTCTGCCCGGCCAAGAGTGCAACGGCAGTGTCAATTTCAGCGTCGCCGAGAGCGACGGCACGGCCATCGGACGGTTCTGCCCCACGGGCTTCATCTCCAAGCTGCAGGTCCGTGGCAACGTGACTGTTAGCGCCTCTCCCAGGAATGACGAGTTCCTGAGTCAGACCTTCCAGACATTCTTCAAGGCCTCCTTCACCAAAGAGATCAAAG AGACCTACATATTCCACATCACTCctgagaaagacaagaaaaaccTTCTGGCGTCTCCCGGCTGGCCGGCTGGGATGAAGGCCTCCTCCACGGCCTCCTGGATCACCAACTTCGCTCCCAGGCTGGACGCCCACCTGACCTTCACCATGGTCACCCAGCCCAAGTGCAGCGCCCGCCACACGGGCATCCAGGTGCAGACGCTGGGCTCCCAGGAGGAGATGTACAGCCGCAGGGAGGACGAGGAGGGCGACAGCGAGATAGTCATCCCGGAGAGCTTCTACCTCAACGTGTCCAACTGTCTGCCTGAGAAGGGGTCCTTCAGCGTGATGGGGGAGATCACTCTGATGAAACCAAGAA GAATCATCCTTCCCGTCATCCTGGGTGTGGTGGGAACTCTGCTCCTGGGGATGTTCATCGCTTTAGTGGCAGTCTGTGTTGTGATCAG gaagaagaagaagcagatgGCCCACGAGGTGGCCATCTACAACCCCAACGGCCACAGCTTCCTTCCAGGCCTCCACGGGATGCCCAAAACCATTGAGGACGACGACGCGCACATCTACGACTACATCGAGGACACACTGGTGTACGGCCACCTTCTACGCGATGAACTGGAGATGGACCAGTATGGGGCACCTGCCGTGGACACCTACCAGCCTTTCAATGGGCCTACAGAGACCACACCCCTCAAAGACACCGACCCCCTCAAGGAGCCCAGCGGGgaaggggagatggagatggaggtgggagAGTACAGGCTGTTCATACCCCCCACTGAGTCTGCACCGCCAGCTTCCGAAACGGACGCCTCTCAGGAGGACACAAACTCTCCCACAGATCTGAGACTGGTGGAGAATGACCTTTACTCGGTGGGCAGAGATGAGGAGAGCTCTCCTACACCCCTTACTCCGTGCCCAGAGGCCCTGCAGGCCCCAGTGTTTAGAAGAAGCTGA
- the LOC105905487 gene encoding CUB domain-containing protein 1-like produces MELNEYKYTYLAVDPGTVVSINRTETSESKCTVCVGGDDKSFCQPGAVLRDAGSVSVTFTCTEPWDVFSVEIMKVIECETKPCRHAVMPMDSLSVFNRTFHWCLRAPVRMTFHVDFSKKGLTQIPPSDTCPNDHTYKLVAVETTKNVHLGSFCAIGTINRVQILNGGKVLLTVPGRKKLEPQAFDVFWGEDIKSLAVVSVDLPKGQSTQEFFSPNYPSSFPDDDLMTWNFSVPHNHETKVKFLRHSEPRCWNNEPAVEYEYQHKEGVNTMVKRLSDTQPTVNEGPFKLSLRNCEMDVVNTRAEALGLSLHFSVSSIRRGSKGINLPVIPSVMGALLLGMFIALVAVYVVIRKKKKQMAHQVSIYNPNGHSFLPGLDGMPKTIEDDDSHIYDSIDDTLVYSHLLCDELEMDQWEAPAVDTHQPFNGPTETNPLKDTDPLKEPSGEGEGKGEGEVGEYRPSTPPTESAPPASETDASLVDTNSPTDLRLVENDLYSVGRDGERSPTPLTPCSEALQAPLFRRS; encoded by the exons ATGGAATTAAACGAGTACAAATATACTTACC TGGCTGTTGACCCTGGCACTGTTGTCAGTATTAACAGGACTGAGACATCAGAGTCAAAATGTacggtgtgtgttggaggggacGACAAGAGTTTTTGCCAGCCAGGGGCAGTCCTGAGAGACGCCGGCAGTGTCTCCGTGACATTCACCTGCACAGAACCCTGGGATGTCTTCAGTGTGGAAATCATGAAGGTTATTG AATGTGAAACAAAGCCCTGCAGGCATGCCGTCATGCCAATggattccctctctgtctttaacCGGACGTTCCACTGGTGTCTGAGGGCCCCTGTCAGGATGACGTTCCACGTGGATTTCAGCAAGAAGGGCCTGACACAGATTCCCCCCTCAGACACTTGTCCTAAtgaccacacatacaaactcgtCGCTGTGGAGACAACGAAGAACGTCCACCTTGGGTCGTTTTGTGCGATAGGCACAATCAACCGGGTCCAAATCCTGAATGGTGGAAAGGTGCTCCTTACGGTGCCTGGCAGGAAGAAGCTGGAGCCCCAAGCTTTTGATGTGTTTTGGGGAGAAGACATCAAAT CACTCGCCGTTGTCAGTGTAGACCTGCCGAAGGGGCAGTCAACGCAGGAGTTCTTCTCCCCAAACTATCCGTCGAGTTTCCCAGACGACGACCTCATGACGTGGAATTTTAGCGTGCCCCATAACCACGAAACCAAGGTGAAGTTTCTGCGCCACTCGGAGCCGCGGTGTTGGAATAATGAGCCCGCCGTGGAGTACGAGTACCAGCACAAGGAAGGTGTCAACACGATGGTGAAGAGGCTGTCGGACACACAGCCAACGGTGAATGAGGGTCCCTTCAAGCTCTCGCTGCGGAACTGCGAGATGGACGTGGTAAACACGCGGGCGGAAGCGCTAGGTCTGTCGCTGCACTTcagtgtctcctccatcaggAGGGGCAGCAAAG GAATCAACCTTCCCGTCATCCCGAGTGTGATGGGAGCTCTGCTCCTGGGGATGTTCATCGCTTTAGTGGCAGTCTATGTTGTGATCAG gaagaagaagaagcagatgGCCCACCAGGTGTCCATCTACAACCCCAACGGCCACAGCTTCCTGCCAGGTCTTGATGGGATGCCCAAAACCATTGAGGATGACGACTCGCACATCTACGACTCCATCGATGACACACTGGTGTACAGCCACCTTCTATGTGATGAACTGGAGATGGACCAGTGGGAGGCACCTGCCGTGGATACCCACCAGCCCTTCAATGGGCCCACCGAAACCAACCCCCTCAAAGACACCGACCCCCTTAAGGAGCCCagcggggagggggaggggaagggggagggggaggtgggagagTACAGGCCATCCACACCCCCCACTGAGTCCGCACCGCCAGCTTCCGAAACAGACGCCTCTCTGGTGGACACAAACTCTCCCACAGATCTGAGACTGGTGGAGAATGACCTTTACTCGGTGGGCAGAGATGGGGAGCGCTCTCCTACACCCCTCACTCCATGCTCAGAGGCCCTGCAGGCCCCACTGTTTAGAAGAAGCTGA